In one Synergistaceae bacterium genomic region, the following are encoded:
- a CDS encoding PTS sugar transporter subunit IIA: protein MSTVLQDIVEKKHYKFIDGAGLTWQEAVKISTESLIADGSVSEDFYKQIIACIEKYGPYMVFEHNVAMPHTTENAEGVYKTGIGFMVCKNLIDFGTDEDGEKKEANLFFTLCSANPTEHMNNIQQLANIFQNEELLDALVEAKTPEDILEAEMKYPCEEED from the coding sequence ATGTCAACGGTTTTACAGGATATTGTCGAGAAGAAACACTATAAATTCATTGACGGCGCTGGCTTAACTTGGCAGGAAGCAGTAAAGATCAGTACTGAAAGTTTAATTGCTGACGGCAGCGTTTCAGAAGATTTTTACAAGCAAATTATAGCATGTATAGAGAAATACGGCCCTTACATGGTATTCGAGCACAATGTCGCCATGCCTCACACAACAGAGAACGCCGAGGGAGTTTATAAAACTGGTATAGGTTTCATGGTCTGCAAAAATTTAATTGATTTTGGGACTGATGAGGACGGAGAAAAGAAAGAAGCAAATTTATTCTTTACTCTATGCTCAGCAAATCCTACAGAACACATGAATAACATTCAACAATTAGCGAATATATTTCAGAATGAAGAATTACTTGATGCTCTTGTTGAAGCGAAGACTCCGGAGGATATTTTAGAGGCAGAAATGAAATATCCATGTGAAGAAGAAGATTAA
- the ulaG gene encoding L-ascorbate 6-phosphate lactonase, with amino-acid sequence MSKVSEMTREKWIMSTFPEWGTWLVEDIENEVVAPGNVAMWWLGCTGIWFKTPGGANITIDLWCGNGKRTHGNGKMAVGHQMANMCGGRAMQPNLRNVPFVIDPFAFKQVDAVLATHYHQDHMSAEWAAHVLQSNMMTTDENGKEIPVPFIGPLKSVETWVKWGVPEDRCKIVKPGDIIKIKDIEIVCLDSFDRTCIVTTDSTGPDREELTGKCPTDMDEKAVNYLVKTPGGNIYHSGDSHFSIYFAKHGKDHDIDVAFGSFGENPIGMQDKMTSIDVLRMAENLRCKVVIPIHWDVWTNFQADCEEIKLMYDFKKDRNEYKFHPFFWQVGGKYTYPQDKDKIYYHHRRGFEDCFEAPQNIPYRSCL; translated from the coding sequence TTGAGTAAAGTATCAGAAATGACTCGTGAAAAATGGATAATGAGCACATTTCCTGAATGGGGGACGTGGCTCGTTGAAGACATTGAGAATGAAGTAGTAGCTCCGGGCAATGTCGCAATGTGGTGGCTCGGCTGCACTGGAATCTGGTTCAAGACTCCGGGCGGAGCAAATATCACGATTGATTTATGGTGCGGCAACGGTAAGAGAACTCACGGCAACGGAAAAATGGCAGTAGGTCATCAAATGGCCAACATGTGCGGCGGCCGAGCGATGCAGCCAAATTTACGCAATGTACCTTTTGTGATTGATCCTTTCGCTTTCAAGCAAGTTGATGCAGTCTTAGCAACTCATTATCATCAAGATCACATGTCAGCAGAGTGGGCGGCCCATGTCCTTCAAAGCAACATGATGACAACTGACGAGAACGGAAAAGAAATTCCCGTCCCATTTATAGGCCCGTTAAAATCGGTTGAGACTTGGGTAAAATGGGGAGTCCCTGAAGACCGCTGCAAAATCGTCAAGCCCGGCGACATTATCAAGATTAAGGATATCGAAATAGTTTGTCTTGACAGCTTTGACAGAACTTGTATTGTAACAACGGACTCAACTGGCCCCGATCGTGAAGAATTAACCGGAAAATGTCCGACTGATATGGACGAGAAAGCAGTTAATTATCTTGTGAAGACTCCGGGCGGAAATATTTATCATTCTGGAGACTCTCATTTCTCGATTTATTTCGCAAAACACGGCAAGGATCATGATATTGACGTTGCTTTTGGCTCATTCGGTGAAAATCCCATCGGTATGCAGGACAAAATGACCTCGATCGATGTTTTGAGAATGGCCGAAAATCTTCGCTGCAAAGTCGTCATTCCGATTCACTGGGACGTATGGACAAATTTCCAAGCTGATTGCGAAGAAATCAAATTAATGTACGATTTCAAGAAGGATCGCAACGAATATAAATTCCATCCGTTTTTCTGGCAGGTCGGCGGCAAATATACATATCCCCAGGATAAAGATAAAATTTATTATCATCACAGACGGGGATTTGAGGACTGCTTTGAGGCTCCGCAGAATATTCCCTATCGTTCGTGCTTATAA